A DNA window from Candidatus Poribacteria bacterium contains the following coding sequences:
- a CDS encoding Gfo/Idh/MocA family oxidoreductase, producing the protein MNKLGVGLMGSDVHVSGYIKAFTACPDAELIGVADDEEQIAQDLCRQGQMKYATTDYQQLLDDADIQIILVCTPDLFHAEHAIAALRAGKHDGGRYRKLPKIGANGGRNRTHVHGESIHAI; encoded by the coding sequence ATGAACAAACTAGGCGTCGGACTGATGGGCAGCGATGTCCATGTATCTGGCTATATCAAAGCGTTTACCGCCTGCCCTGACGCCGAATTAATCGGCGTTGCCGACGATGAGGAACAAATAGCGCAAGATCTGTGTCGTCAAGGTCAAATGAAGTATGCCACGACCGACTATCAACAACTATTGGACGATGCAGACATCCAGATCATCTTGGTTTGTACCCCAGATCTCTTTCACGCCGAACACGCTATCGCGGCGCTTCGAGCAGGAAAGCACGATGGGGGTCGATATAGAAAGCTGCCGAAAATTGGTGCAAACGGTGGACGAAACCGGACTCACGTTCATGGCGAGTCAATTCATGCGATTTGA
- a CDS encoding phytanoyl-CoA dioxygenase family protein, which translates to MLTPEQLQFYKDNGYLLAEGVFTPEEIDECVRETDAMFDRVQQGGRRLEATWGGKWREAQIPKDELGKTSVLSIHNMQYHSAVFTRMLVNPKLGQIVADLIGPNVQLHHTKLHVKPPEKGSPFPMHQDYHYFPYENDSMIAAVVYLEDATVESGCLCVMPGVHKQGVLPHEPDGLYLSPQKYPIENATPCEGSAGDVLLFSYLTPHGSYPNRTDHPRRIVLFQYCSATDQRLKDVHISPGHGLMVHGINPTPDA; encoded by the coding sequence ATGCTAACACCTGAACAACTTCAATTTTATAAAGATAATGGCTACCTACTCGCCGAAGGAGTCTTCACTCCCGAAGAGATTGACGAATGCGTTCGCGAAACCGATGCGATGTTTGACCGTGTCCAGCAGGGCGGACGCCGACTTGAAGCCACATGGGGCGGCAAATGGCGAGAAGCCCAGATTCCGAAAGATGAACTTGGTAAGACGTCGGTGCTCAGTATCCACAACATGCAATACCATTCCGCAGTTTTCACCAGAATGCTAGTCAATCCGAAGTTAGGTCAGATTGTCGCCGATTTGATTGGACCCAATGTGCAGCTGCACCACACGAAACTGCACGTCAAGCCACCTGAAAAAGGATCCCCTTTTCCGATGCACCAAGACTATCACTACTTTCCATACGAAAACGACTCGATGATCGCAGCGGTAGTCTATCTTGAAGACGCAACAGTCGAAAGTGGCTGCCTGTGTGTCATGCCGGGCGTCCATAAACAGGGAGTCTTGCCGCACGAACCCGATGGACTTTACCTCTCACCACAGAAATACCCCATCGAAAACGCAACACCGTGCGAAGGGAGTGCGGGCGATGTGCTGCTCTTTAGCTATCTGACCCCACACGGTTCATATCCAAATCGCACCGATCATCCACGACGCATCGTCCTATTCCAATACTGCTCTGCCACCGATCAACGCCTCAAAGACGTGCACATCTCCCCCGGGCACGGGCTGATGGTGCACGGCATCAACCCAACTCCGGATGCATAA
- a CDS encoding Gfo/Idh/MocA family oxidoreductase, whose translation MAKHYRVGIIGCGRIAERHANAYTAIESTELVAVAEPDPERRLKFDETYGIAGLYENYREMLANKELDIISICTWHPFHCEMTVVAAESGVQAILCEKPMALNLREADQMLEACETTGTKLVIGHQHRFDPQAVNAIEFVKDNAIGELRSIFGHCSSDLLNNGTHVVDLIRYFADDSPIGWVMGQIDRPSDKVNFGHRVEHNAIGQWQFENGVYAILAQGELAPSSYAFQLCGTAGIISVNAPEGRQLQVITKNGELDVSLEKVNPKQAEVEELIGWLEGGPPHRSRGESGRATLEVLMAIMDSSRLRRAIYLPLETQESPLELMIESEQI comes from the coding sequence ATGGCAAAACACTATAGAGTTGGTATTATCGGCTGTGGCAGAATTGCGGAAAGACATGCCAACGCCTACACAGCGATCGAGTCCACCGAACTTGTTGCAGTCGCAGAACCAGATCCGGAACGTCGACTCAAATTCGATGAAACCTACGGTATCGCCGGTCTCTACGAAAATTATCGCGAGATGCTCGCAAATAAAGAGTTGGATATTATCAGCATCTGCACATGGCACCCATTTCATTGCGAAATGACGGTTGTCGCCGCTGAAAGCGGGGTACAAGCGATATTATGCGAAAAGCCGATGGCGCTTAATCTGCGCGAAGCGGATCAGATGTTGGAAGCATGCGAAACGACTGGAACAAAGCTGGTCATAGGACATCAACACCGCTTCGACCCGCAAGCGGTGAACGCAATAGAATTTGTCAAAGACAACGCTATCGGTGAATTGCGGTCAATCTTCGGGCACTGCAGCAGCGATCTACTCAATAACGGCACCCATGTCGTTGACCTCATCCGCTACTTTGCCGACGATTCTCCGATCGGATGGGTCATGGGACAAATCGATCGCCCATCGGATAAGGTTAACTTTGGACATCGCGTTGAACATAACGCCATCGGGCAGTGGCAGTTTGAAAACGGTGTATATGCAATACTCGCACAGGGTGAACTCGCGCCAAGCAGCTATGCATTCCAACTCTGTGGCACCGCCGGAATCATCAGTGTCAATGCTCCCGAAGGTCGGCAGCTGCAAGTCATCACCAAAAATGGTGAACTTGACGTTTCCCTTGAGAAGGTCAACCCCAAGCAGGCGGAGGTGGAGGAACTGATTGGGTGGCTGGAAGGGGGACCACCCCACCGATCACGTGGCGAAAGCGGCAGAGCAACGCTGGAAGTTCTCATGGCGATTATGGACTCGTCGCGCCTACGCCGCGCTATCTACCTGCCCCTCGAAACGCAGGAGTCGCCGCTAGAGCTGATGATCGAGTCGGAGCAGATCTGA
- a CDS encoding FAD-binding oxidoreductase, which translates to MVKTADVVIIGGGAIGTSLLYHLTAKGVRNVVLLEKGLLCAGSTGDSAAIMRQHYSNEVSIRLVKKSLEIFQHFPEMFDGTEVLHNVGWYFLVPPEAADIFHDNMAQLKRLGVRTWEVSLEDAAEALPGLNMEGIGCVAHEPDSGYVDPHGMVSAFAAKAKSNGAHVYLQTPARDIKLSNGRVSTVVTDQGEISTPVVVNAAGPWAKAVGQWVGLDLPLEVTRESEVVARIPADIPPMRHSVSNMVDRTYWRPERRGMLLIGVGHPKENELTDPDQYSRDVSRDFVEDVSRRLSHRLPAMEGTMFVKGWSGLYTVTPDWNMILDKSPDVEGFYLAVGGSGHSFKISPAIGLCMAELIADGAASTVDITPLRGGRFTEQTHLSSTYGGNRA; encoded by the coding sequence ATGGTTAAAACAGCCGATGTAGTCATCATCGGAGGAGGTGCAATCGGCACAAGCCTTCTATATCATCTAACCGCTAAAGGCGTGCGAAACGTGGTACTCCTAGAAAAAGGGCTACTCTGTGCCGGCTCTACAGGCGATTCGGCGGCAATTATGCGTCAGCACTACTCCAACGAAGTCAGCATCCGTCTTGTCAAGAAGAGCCTCGAAATCTTCCAGCACTTTCCCGAAATGTTTGATGGAACGGAAGTCCTTCACAACGTTGGTTGGTATTTCTTGGTCCCACCGGAGGCTGCCGATATTTTCCATGACAACATGGCACAACTGAAGCGGCTGGGCGTGCGGACATGGGAGGTCTCATTGGAAGACGCCGCCGAAGCACTACCGGGCTTAAATATGGAAGGCATCGGCTGCGTAGCTCACGAGCCTGATTCTGGCTATGTAGATCCCCACGGCATGGTGAGTGCCTTCGCTGCCAAAGCCAAAAGCAATGGCGCGCACGTCTATCTCCAGACCCCAGCCCGTGACATCAAACTGAGTAATGGTCGCGTTTCCACCGTAGTCACAGATCAGGGTGAGATTAGCACACCCGTTGTCGTCAATGCTGCCGGACCTTGGGCAAAAGCGGTGGGACAGTGGGTAGGGTTAGACCTCCCTCTCGAAGTTACACGCGAATCAGAAGTCGTCGCTCGAATACCCGCGGATATACCGCCCATGCGCCATTCGGTTTCCAACATGGTAGACCGGACCTACTGGCGTCCTGAACGGCGTGGGATGCTCCTCATCGGTGTCGGCCACCCCAAAGAGAACGAACTGACGGACCCCGACCAATACTCACGCGACGTTTCCCGCGATTTCGTTGAGGATGTTTCCCGCCGCCTGAGCCACCGGTTGCCGGCAATGGAAGGGACAATGTTTGTCAAAGGATGGAGCGGTCTCTACACCGTTACTCCTGACTGGAACATGATCTTGGACAAAAGCCCCGATGTCGAGGGTTTCTACCTTGCCGTAGGCGGCAGTGGGCACTCCTTCAAGATCTCGCCAGCCATTGGGCTATGTATGGCGGAACTCATCGCAGACGGTGCCGCCAGCACGGTGGACATCACGCCATTGCGAGGGGGGCGTTTCACAGAGCAAACACACCTATCCTCCACCTACGGCGGCAACCGTGCCTAA
- a CDS encoding BrnT family toxin produces the protein MEKHGISFRRAATIFNGRVLQWEDNRKDYGEERRIAIGRIEYRILQVVYTLRNRNSRIISARKATKDERRKYLLIYP, from the coding sequence ATTGAAAAGCATGGCATCAGCTTTCGGAGAGCTGCAACGATTTTTAATGGTCGAGTGCTACAATGGGAAGATAATCGAAAAGACTATGGCGAGGAACGACGGATTGCGATTGGACGAATAGAATATAGAATTTTACAGGTAGTTTATACCCTGCGTAACCGGAACAGCCGAATCATTTCAGCGAGAAAGGCAACGAAAGATGAAAGACGAAAATATCTCCTCATATACCCTTGA
- the mutL gene encoding DNA mismatch repair endonuclease MutL, whose product MPIRILPPDISNKIAAGEVVERPASVVKELVENAIDAESTNINIEIRAGGKRLISVSDNGAGMSREDALIAIERHATSKISIVEDLETIQTFGFRGEALPSIASVSQFELLTRTPDAVEGTKITVEGGVVRPVQASGCSPGTHITVNNLFYNVPARLKFLKTDATELNHITNQVMWAALANPQTQCSLSHNNRSLIDVRACESYLERIRLLYGKEFAENLIEFDADLPNLHLRCFIGKPDFTKANRNYQLFFLNRRPIRSKVLGAALNEAMRSMVPKDRYVVAFLFLTMSGQHVDVNVHPAKIEVRFQNERSLYSGVVRLLHSGIYKNKYIPKIETEDSKIESAQDSTPEGRAIPTARPPERPRIDVDTPVTRTSIFPSGSRESIQPTPTPATTTTPLRPEELDPQQEPLQVESVQRPQHPIPDGTELQLLDFEGVQLKTNLFNTYIVAEGGDRVFLIDQHVAAERVLYERYVEQLKTDSIPVQGLLLPVTIEATPQQLTALDAHNELFEKLGFDVERFGGRTILVRSIPATLPTGLVNATVTDLLDGIGNATTPTIEHLEVQDKALIMLACKSAVKAGDTLTMEEMVNLIKDLSQAKLPFNCPHARPIIVEMHRNELESRFKRR is encoded by the coding sequence ATGCCAATCAGGATCTTACCCCCCGACATCTCCAACAAAATCGCTGCCGGCGAGGTCGTTGAACGCCCAGCATCCGTGGTGAAGGAATTGGTAGAAAATGCAATTGACGCGGAGAGCACAAACATCAATATTGAAATACGCGCGGGCGGCAAGCGACTCATCTCAGTCTCAGATAATGGTGCAGGCATGAGTCGTGAGGACGCACTCATCGCGATAGAACGCCACGCAACCAGTAAAATCAGCATCGTTGAGGATTTAGAGACGATTCAGACTTTTGGATTTCGTGGAGAAGCACTCCCAAGCATCGCATCAGTATCGCAGTTTGAATTGCTGACGCGAACCCCCGACGCGGTCGAAGGCACAAAGATCACCGTCGAAGGCGGCGTGGTTCGCCCCGTCCAAGCAAGCGGCTGTTCGCCGGGGACACACATCACGGTTAACAACCTCTTTTATAATGTGCCGGCACGGCTGAAATTCCTCAAAACTGATGCGACAGAGTTGAATCACATCACAAATCAGGTGATGTGGGCGGCACTTGCAAACCCGCAAACCCAGTGTTCCCTCTCTCACAATAACCGCTCTCTAATCGATGTCCGAGCGTGTGAATCCTATCTTGAGCGGATACGCCTGCTATACGGGAAAGAGTTCGCAGAAAACCTGATCGAGTTCGATGCGGATCTACCGAACCTCCATCTGCGCTGTTTTATCGGAAAACCCGATTTCACAAAGGCAAACCGCAACTATCAACTCTTTTTCTTGAATCGACGCCCTATCCGGAGCAAAGTACTTGGCGCAGCCCTCAACGAGGCAATGCGATCCATGGTGCCGAAAGATCGGTATGTCGTTGCGTTTCTGTTCCTCACAATGAGTGGACAGCATGTTGATGTCAATGTCCACCCGGCGAAGATCGAGGTGCGATTCCAGAATGAGCGCAGCCTTTACAGCGGGGTAGTGCGTCTGCTGCATAGCGGCATCTATAAAAACAAATATATCCCCAAAATAGAGACCGAAGATAGCAAAATCGAGTCAGCGCAGGATTCTACGCCTGAAGGCAGAGCTATCCCCACGGCCCGCCCGCCCGAACGACCGCGAATCGACGTGGATACTCCTGTCACACGCACCTCCATCTTCCCTTCGGGATCCCGCGAATCTATACAGCCAACGCCAACACCCGCCACTACCACCACACCGCTACGTCCTGAAGAACTAGATCCGCAACAAGAACCCCTACAAGTTGAATCGGTGCAACGACCACAACACCCAATTCCCGACGGAACAGAACTTCAACTTCTCGACTTTGAAGGTGTCCAGCTAAAAACCAATCTGTTTAATACCTATATCGTTGCAGAAGGTGGAGATCGGGTGTTCCTGATTGATCAACACGTTGCAGCCGAGCGCGTGTTGTACGAACGTTATGTCGAACAACTCAAGACAGACAGCATTCCTGTACAAGGGTTGTTGCTACCTGTCACCATCGAAGCGACGCCCCAGCAGCTAACAGCACTTGATGCCCACAACGAACTATTTGAAAAACTCGGTTTCGATGTGGAGCGGTTCGGTGGAAGAACAATCCTTGTCAGATCTATCCCTGCGACACTACCCACAGGACTTGTCAACGCAACAGTCACAGATCTACTAGATGGGATCGGTAATGCCACAACACCAACCATAGAACATCTCGAAGTACAAGACAAGGCGCTCATCATGCTCGCCTGCAAGTCCGCTGTGAAGGCCGGTGATACGCTGACGATGGAGGAGATGGTCAACCTAATCAAAGATCTCTCTCAAGCGAAGTTGCCGTTCAACTGTCCACACGCACGCCCCATCATTGTGGAGATGCATCGAAATGAACTGGAGAGCCGGTTTAAGCGACGATGA
- a CDS encoding D-2-hydroxyacid dehydrogenase — VFATEPLPEDSELWEMENVLIAPHVSGGTQFEGQYVLEIFGENIGRFVRGELPLRNQVDKSAGF, encoded by the coding sequence TGTCTTTGCAACTGAACCGCTGCCCGAAGACAGTGAACTGTGGGAAATGGAAAATGTATTAATCGCGCCGCACGTTTCCGGTGGTACGCAGTTTGAGGGACAATATGTCCTCGAAATCTTCGGTGAAAACATCGGGCGCTTCGTGCGTGGTGAACTACCGTTGCGTAACCAAGTCGACAAAAGTGCCGGTTTCTAG
- the selB gene encoding selenocysteine-specific translation elongation factor, whose product MRHVIIGTAGHVDHGKSALIHALTGIETDRLKEEKERGLSIELGFAYFDLPDGSRAGIVDVPGHERFIRNMLSGAYGMDMVLLVVDAKEGVQEQTLEHLEILDLLGISTGILVMTKVDLVTPDQLAESAEMSQEMLVGTTLEGSPTVHVSAITGEGLDKLKSTIVACVINTEAQAERHNGIPRLYVDRVFSMTGFGGVVTGTLMGGAIQREQRLVMLPQGQEVRVRGVQVHNEQAENAQSGQRTALNLSGITKDQIERGNVLCPSGFAEVTDNIDVSLDLLSSFPRMLEHWTRLRFYLGTNETFCRAILLMDEAVLPGDSTQLQLRLEKPILTFKGDRFIVRDFSAQHTVGGGRVINPFAPRHKRFTEETLETLTVWEDADDAEVVRLVLAQNRELCVPEEFLRYYLPYTDADFRGLLKGLEDHQEIVRWAGATPLVSAMDRTEQAQASLINALANFHEDQPLAPGQNTSQLRLQLKLDEIGFEKIVDQLIRQQEIVTDGNLLRLSSHQIQFSAEEEDIKEKVEGIFLDAGINTPAMTELTAQLSKYPPQSVQQTFYALMNLGRFIRIADDLFIHTQIFEEIVNSLTDYLQKNDIITVAEFRELAQTSRKYAVPFLEYCDGQGLTIREGNHRRLRRSQRRA is encoded by the coding sequence ATGCGACATGTCATCATCGGCACCGCCGGACACGTTGATCACGGAAAATCTGCGCTGATACACGCCCTCACCGGCATCGAAACCGATCGGCTCAAAGAGGAGAAGGAACGCGGTCTGTCAATTGAATTGGGATTTGCCTACTTCGATCTGCCGGACGGTTCACGTGCCGGTATCGTTGATGTGCCCGGTCACGAGCGGTTTATCCGAAACATGCTCTCAGGCGCGTACGGGATGGACATGGTGCTGCTTGTCGTTGACGCAAAAGAAGGTGTGCAAGAGCAGACGCTGGAACATCTGGAGATCCTCGATCTACTCGGCATTTCGACCGGCATCCTAGTGATGACGAAGGTGGATCTGGTGACGCCCGACCAGTTGGCGGAATCCGCCGAAATGTCCCAAGAGATGTTGGTCGGAACAACCCTCGAAGGCTCACCCACCGTCCATGTCTCAGCGATAACAGGCGAAGGCTTAGATAAACTCAAGAGTACAATCGTGGCTTGTGTTATTAATACGGAAGCGCAAGCAGAGCGGCATAATGGAATCCCACGCCTATATGTGGACCGCGTCTTTTCGATGACAGGGTTCGGCGGGGTAGTGACAGGAACGCTGATGGGCGGCGCAATCCAACGCGAGCAACGGCTAGTTATGCTACCCCAAGGACAAGAGGTACGTGTCCGCGGTGTCCAAGTTCACAACGAACAAGCTGAAAACGCACAATCAGGACAACGGACAGCATTGAATCTGTCAGGCATCACCAAAGACCAAATCGAACGTGGAAATGTACTCTGTCCAAGCGGATTTGCGGAAGTGACAGATAATATCGACGTGTCACTTGACCTCCTGTCATCCTTCCCAAGAATGCTTGAACACTGGACGCGCCTACGGTTTTATCTCGGAACAAACGAGACATTTTGCCGCGCAATCCTACTGATGGACGAAGCAGTCTTGCCGGGAGATTCGACGCAGCTCCAGTTGCGCCTTGAGAAACCGATTTTGACCTTCAAAGGGGATCGGTTTATCGTGCGCGACTTCTCAGCCCAACATACGGTCGGTGGCGGACGGGTGATTAACCCATTCGCCCCACGCCACAAACGATTCACGGAAGAGACACTGGAAACCCTAACCGTGTGGGAAGACGCAGATGATGCCGAAGTTGTGAGACTGGTATTGGCACAAAACCGTGAACTCTGCGTGCCAGAGGAATTTCTCCGCTACTACCTACCTTATACCGATGCAGATTTCAGAGGGTTACTAAAAGGCCTTGAGGATCATCAAGAAATTGTGCGTTGGGCGGGAGCCACGCCGCTCGTTTCTGCGATGGATCGGACAGAACAAGCACAAGCCAGTCTGATTAACGCGCTAGCAAATTTCCATGAAGATCAACCGCTCGCCCCCGGTCAAAACACCTCGCAACTCCGTCTCCAACTCAAACTCGACGAAATCGGCTTTGAGAAAATTGTCGATCAACTAATTCGCCAGCAAGAGATTGTCACCGATGGGAATCTGCTGCGCCTATCATCGCACCAAATCCAATTCTCAGCCGAAGAAGAAGATATCAAGGAAAAGGTTGAAGGGATATTCCTTGACGCTGGTATCAACACCCCAGCCATGACTGAATTGACCGCCCAGTTGTCCAAATATCCGCCGCAGTCAGTGCAGCAGACCTTTTACGCGCTGATGAACCTCGGACGATTCATTAGAATTGCAGATGACCTATTTATTCATACCCAAATTTTTGAAGAAATTGTGAATTCGCTTACCGATTACCTCCAGAAAAATGATATAATAACCGTTGCCGAATTCCGAGAACTTGCACAGACCAGCAGGAAATACGCTGTACCGTTTCTCGAATACTGCGACGGGCAAGGATTGACGATCCGTGAAGGGAACCACCGACGGCTACGGAGATCTCAACGTCGGGCGTAG
- a CDS encoding Gfo/Idh/MocA family oxidoreductase, whose product MGVDIESCRKLVQTVDETGLTFMASQFMRFEPIYKQIKGIYDTEGIGRAFFVEGSYIHDMRSLYNPVTWRSHPSTAQNILIGGGCHPFDLLRWTVGADVTEVHAYSNGYAAQDFPLDDCYIFTFQFENGCVGKVLVTSGCKGRGMGEGFLSIYGTEGTIWKNRIHHPDGRTEEIVAADGNAIQEAVSHFVDCVINGKQPLIDVREGAKTVSALAAGVESAETGKPVKVINWFDS is encoded by the coding sequence ATGGGGGTCGATATAGAAAGCTGCCGAAAATTGGTGCAAACGGTGGACGAAACCGGACTCACGTTCATGGCGAGTCAATTCATGCGATTTGAACCTATCTACAAGCAGATTAAGGGGATCTACGACACTGAAGGGATCGGACGCGCTTTTTTCGTCGAAGGCAGCTACATCCACGACATGCGATCCCTCTACAATCCGGTAACTTGGCGGTCTCATCCAAGCACCGCACAGAACATTCTGATCGGGGGCGGCTGCCACCCCTTCGATCTACTCCGGTGGACAGTCGGTGCCGACGTTACAGAGGTCCACGCCTATTCCAATGGGTACGCCGCCCAAGATTTTCCGCTCGATGACTGCTACATCTTCACCTTTCAGTTTGAAAACGGTTGCGTCGGCAAAGTGCTCGTTACCAGCGGCTGCAAAGGTCGCGGGATGGGCGAAGGCTTCCTCTCTATCTACGGCACAGAAGGCACAATCTGGAAAAACCGTATCCACCATCCCGATGGTCGCACAGAAGAAATTGTCGCAGCGGATGGAAATGCAATTCAGGAAGCAGTTTCCCATTTCGTTGACTGCGTGATTAACGGGAAGCAACCACTGATTGATGTGCGAGAAGGCGCAAAAACCGTTTCAGCCTTAGCCGCAGGTGTAGAGTCCGCGGAAACAGGGAAGCCAGTAAAGGTTATCAACTGGTTCGATAGCTGA
- the selA gene encoding L-seryl-tRNA(Sec) selenium transferase has product MQGKKITPLQGEALRRIPAIEQLLSREPFLTMQEGYSRDLITEALRTVTAEIRGQILNAEIVEPPDESAYAALVRVELESLTTPALRPIVNATGTITHTNLGRSLLSASAAESLAQAAANYVNLEYDLDTGERGHRDRITEPLLKRLTGCEASTIVNNNAAAVLLALNTLARDKEVIVSRGELIEIGGAFRIPDVMEASGAILREVGTTNRTHLRDYENAINENTALMLKVHPSNYKVVGFASTPTMEEITELGRQHSVPTMEDLGSGSLIDLTRYGLPYEPVVRERIDAGVDVVTFSGDKLLGGSQAGIIVGRLDAIEQIRKNPLMRALRVGKLTIAALEATLRLYLNEKELTEKLPMLQRYTRPIAELREVAEKLANHLRQIFGDAIQVTVEHSTAQIGSGSLPVDTLPSLAVSLHAPQISAETLATHFRSQPSPVIGRVQDERLRFDVRTVFDRELTWIGNAAKGVMEQLQAELNLST; this is encoded by the coding sequence ATGCAGGGAAAAAAAATAACCCCACTACAGGGTGAGGCTCTACGCCGTATCCCCGCCATCGAACAACTGCTCTCTCGTGAACCGTTTCTCACAATGCAGGAAGGCTATTCGCGGGATCTCATAACGGAAGCCTTACGCACCGTCACTGCGGAAATTCGGGGGCAAATTCTTAATGCAGAGATTGTAGAACCTCCCGATGAATCGGCGTATGCAGCACTCGTCCGCGTGGAACTCGAATCCCTAACCACCCCTGCACTCCGTCCGATTGTCAACGCCACCGGCACGATTACACACACCAACCTCGGCAGATCGCTGCTCAGTGCTTCGGCAGCTGAAAGCCTCGCGCAAGCCGCTGCTAACTATGTGAATCTGGAGTATGATTTGGATACTGGAGAGCGTGGGCATCGAGATCGAATCACTGAACCCCTGTTGAAGCGATTGACGGGATGCGAAGCCTCAACTATAGTGAACAACAACGCTGCAGCCGTGTTACTTGCGTTGAATACCTTAGCACGCGACAAAGAGGTCATCGTGTCTCGCGGCGAACTCATTGAGATCGGCGGGGCGTTCCGCATCCCTGATGTGATGGAAGCAAGCGGAGCCATCTTGCGCGAGGTAGGGACAACAAACCGAACACATCTTCGAGACTACGAGAACGCAATCAACGAAAACACGGCATTGATGCTAAAGGTACATCCAAGCAACTACAAGGTCGTCGGATTCGCTTCAACCCCCACAATGGAAGAAATCACCGAACTTGGACGTCAGCACAGCGTACCAACGATGGAGGACCTCGGAAGCGGTTCGTTGATTGATCTGACCCGTTACGGTTTGCCCTATGAGCCGGTGGTACGCGAGCGGATAGACGCCGGCGTCGATGTCGTCACATTCAGTGGCGACAAGCTGCTCGGAGGATCGCAGGCGGGGATTATTGTGGGTCGGTTGGACGCAATCGAGCAAATTCGCAAAAATCCATTGATGCGAGCGTTGCGCGTCGGAAAACTCACCATCGCTGCACTCGAAGCTACCCTACGGCTCTACCTTAACGAAAAGGAATTGACCGAAAAACTACCAATGCTTCAGCGTTACACGCGACCAATAGCCGAGCTCCGTGAGGTCGCTGAAAAACTTGCCAATCATCTCCGGCAAATCTTCGGTGACGCAATCCAAGTTACGGTTGAACACAGCACCGCACAGATTGGTAGCGGTTCGCTCCCCGTCGATACATTACCGAGTCTAGCTGTCAGCCTACACGCACCGCAAATCTCCGCCGAAACCCTCGCCACACACTTCCGGTCACAACCGAGCCCTGTGATCGGTCGCGTACAGGATGAGCGGCTCCGGTTCGATGTTCGGACGGTGTTTGACAGGGAGTTGACGTGGATTGGCAATGCAGCAAAGGGTGTGATGGAACAACTTCAAGCAGAATTGAACCTTTCGACTTAG